The following coding sequences lie in one Musa acuminata AAA Group cultivar baxijiao chromosome BXJ3-1, Cavendish_Baxijiao_AAA, whole genome shotgun sequence genomic window:
- the LOC103980841 gene encoding SNF1-related protein kinase catalytic subunit alpha KIN10 produces MEGSGRGGSADVVLQNYKLGKTLGIGSFGKVKIAEHLLTGHKVAIKILNRRKIKNMEMEEKVRREIKILRLFMHPHIIHLYEVIETQSDIYVVMEYVKSGELFDYIVEKGRLQEDEARRFFQQIISGVEYCHRNMVVHRDLKPENVLLDSKWNVKIADFGLSNVMRDGHFLKTSCGSPNYAAPEVISGKLYAGPEVDVWSCGVILYALLCGTLPFDDENIPNLFKKIKGGIYTLPSHLSPLARDLIPRMLIVDPMKRITIREIREHPWFQTHLPRYLAVPPPDTMQQAKKIDEDILQEVIKMGFDKNQLVESLHSRIQNEATVSYYLLLDNRFRATSGYLGDDFQETMDGGFSRMGSSETPAIAHRFSVYMDQQGIGLRSHFPVERKWALGLQSRAHPREIMTEVLKALQELNVCWKKIGHYNLKCRFIPGISDNAESMLDNSLHANHSFSDDSAIVESDDVAGKESSTVKFEIQLYKTREDKYLLDLQRVSGPHLLFLDLCAALLAQLRVL; encoded by the exons ATGGAAGGATCTGGCAGAGGGGGCAGTGCTGATGTCGTTCTACAAAATTATAAGCTAGGAAAAACTCTTGGCATTGGCTCGTTTGGCAAGGTTAAGATTGCAGAGCATTTACTGACAGGACACAAGGTTGCTATCAAGATCCTAAATCGTCGTAAAATAAAAAACATGGAAATGGAAGAAAAAG TTAGACGAGAGATCAAAATATTGAGATTATTTATGCATCCCCATATTATCCATCTTTATGAGGTAATAGAGACTCAGTCAGATATTTATGTGGTGATGGAGTATGTTAAGTCAGGCGAGCTATTTGATTATATAGTTGAAAAGGGAAGATTGCAAGAGGATGAAGCTCGCCGTTTTTTTCAACAG ATCATATCTGGTGTTGAATATTGTCATAGAAACATGGTTGTTCATCGGGATTTGAAACCGGAGAATGTGTTGCTAGATTCAAAATGGAATGTTAAAATTGCTGACTTCGGCTTAAGTAATGTTATGCGTGATGGCCATTTTCTGAAGACTAGTTGTGGGAGCCCAAATTATGCTGCTCCTGAG GTAATTTCTGGAAAACTATATGCTGGACCTGAGGTTGATGTATGGAGTTGTGGTGTCATTCTTTATGCTCTTCTTTGTGGCACCCTTCCCTTTGATGATGAGAACATACCCAACTTATTTAAGAAAATAAAG GGCGGGATATATACCCTTCCTAGCCATTTGTCTCCTCTTGCACGGGATTTGATTCCCAGAATGCTAATTGTTGATCCTATGAAGCGAATAACCATTCGTGAGATTCGTGAACATCCATGGTTCCAGACTCATCTTCCTCGCTATTTGGCTGTACCACCACCAGATACTATGCAGCAAGCTAAAAAG ATCGACGAAGACATTCTTCAGGAGGTAATCAAAATGGGCTTTGACAAGAACCAGTTGGTTGAGTCTCTTCATAGCAGAATCCAGAATGAG GCAACTGTATCATATTACCTACTTCTGGACAATCGTTTCCGTGCTACGAGTGGCTACCTTGGGGATGATTTTCAAGAAACTATG GATGGTGGTTTCTCACGTATGGGTTCAAGTGAAACTCCTGCTATTGCACATCGGTTTTCGGTATATATGGATCAACAGGGTATTGGTTTGAGGTCACATTTTCCTGTTGAAAGAAAATGGGCTCTTGGACTTCAG TCTCGAGCTCATCCTCGTGAGATAATGACAGAGGTCCTTAAAGCTCTACAAGAACTAAATGTTTGTTGGAAAAAGATTGGACATTATAACCTGAAATGCCGTTTTATTCCTGGCATATCTGATAATGCTGAAAGCATGCTTGATAATTCTCTGCATGCTAACCATAGCTTTAGTGATGATTCCGCCATTGTTGAAAGCGACGATGTTGCTGGGAAAGAATCCAGCACAGTCAAGTTTGAGATTCAG CTCTACAAGACCAGGGAAGACAAGTATCTCCTTGACTTGCAGAGGGTCAGTGGGCCGCATCTCCTCTTTCTCGACTTATGTGCTGCCTTACTTGCCCAGCTTAGAGTCCTATAA
- the LOC103979724 gene encoding histone H4 — MSGRGKGGKGLGKGGAKRHRKVLRDNIQGITKPAIRRLARRGGVKRISGLIYEETRGVLKIFLENVIRDAVTYTEHARRKTVTAMDVVYALKRQGRTLYGFGG, encoded by the coding sequence ATGTCCGGCCGCGGAAAGGGAGGCAAGGGTCTCGGCAAGGGCGGGGCGAAGCGTCACCGAAAGGTTCTCCGCGACAACATCCAGGGCATCACCAAGCCGGCCATCCGCCGCCTTGCCCGCCGTGGTGGTGTCAAGCGCATCAGTGGCCTTATCTACGAGGAGACCCGCGGCGTCCTCAAGATCTTCCTCGAGAACGTCATCCGAGATGCCGTCACGTACACGGAGCACGCCCGCCGCAAGACCGTCACCGCCATGGACGTCGTCTACGCTCTTAAGCGCCAGGGCCGTACTCTCTACGGGTTCGGTGGTTGA
- the LOC135629748 gene encoding peptidyl-prolyl cis-trans isomerase FKBP18, chloroplastic-like — protein sequence MAATHGCLRSLRPAPLFSSSSAAAAAAPKQLFHYPCPSRTSLPISRRDALLISVLPLSFIALPLPSQARERRGRKAIAPEEYSTSPNGLKYYDLIEGKGPKAEKGSTVQVHFDCIYRGIAAVSSRESKLLAGNRVIAQPYEFTVGSLPGKERKREFVENANGLYSAQAAPKPPPALYSKTEGMKVGGKRTVVIPPELGYGKKGMNEIPVNADTNL from the exons ATGGCTGCAACGCATGGCTGTCTGAGGTCGCTTCGTCCTGctcccctcttctcctcctcctcagccgcagcagcagcagcaccgaaGCAGCTATTCCACTATCCATGTCCTTCTCGCACTTCACTCCCCATTTCGAGAAGGGATGCGCTTCTGATATCTGTTCTGCCCCTCAGCTTCATTGCGCTCCCCCTTCCTTCGCAAGCCAgggagagaagaggaaggaaggccaTCGCTCCCGAGGAGTACTCCACCAGCC CTAATGGTCTGAAGTATTATGATCTTATTGAGGGGAAGGGCCCCAAAGCTGagaaaggttccacagttcag GTACATTTTGACTGCATCTATCGAGGAATTGCAGCCGTCTCAAGTCGTGAATCTAAACTTCTAGCTGGCAATCGCGTTATTGCACAG CCTTATGAATTTACTGTCGGGTCGCTACCGGGTAAGGAAAGAAAGCGTGAGTTTGTGGAAAATGCAAATGGCCTCTATTCAGCCCAGGCTGCACCAAAACCCCCTCCAGCTCTGTATTCAAAAACCGAAGGAATGAAAGTCGGAGGGAAG AGGACTGTGGTCATTCCTCCCGAGCTCGGTTATGGAAAAAAAGGAATGAATGAAATACCAGTAAATGCCGATACTAATCTCTGA